TTCTCCCTTATAACTTGTGCAAGGTCTTTGTCTGAGCTATATGGCAAGATATCTATAGTGAGCTGATTAGTGCCCCTATTTACCTGAGGTAAGAGAGATCTCAGGCTATCTGCCACTTTTCCTGATCTATCATATACCAGAAATTTTACCAGAACACCACTAGCTGAGgccattttcaaaaatttgaATAATTAGAAGGATGGTCCCAAAAAACcacttatttattttgtttcaaaATGTGGGGTACTTAATGCGCGATAACTTTCCGACCAGCTATGAACTTGGCAGCTTTGACGCCGTTCAAATAGTCTACTAAATGTCTTTTGTGAAACCATATCTGTTCATATAAGCATCTTTGTCAAAGACGAGGAAGTAGGACGATTGAAATTCTTCTGTCAAGCCCAGATTCCTATCGGAACTTAACCATCTGCATTGCATCATAACTGCCGGAAACGGAAAATGAACAATAGCGTATGTAATTTAAAAGTTGCACACAACTGATGCACGATACTTTAATATAGAACCGGATATCGGTAAACCATTTTGCTGCCACGAGATTCCTCTAATAATTCCAATTGTAGAGCCGTTAGTAATCTATTTCCTAATCTTCTAGTGAATATACCAAAGTTACTTCCCTTGCTGTCGCATATAGCAATCGTATATAGCTTACATACGAAGCCCTCAATCCATTATAAAAACCTcacttgaaaaaaaaaataaagagCTTCCTACTAAGCCTTAAATAATGATTATTGAACATTTAAAACCTTAACTACTAAGGAATTGGACTTAGAGAttttaaaataaataataatcgTAATATATGTGACATTTTTCAACGTTTTCGGTTAGCCTGCTGATTGTCCATTTACTTTTTGCTTATCATGCAGGCGGGGATCGCCCTTTGTATTCTTTGTGCGCAAACTTATCGAGGCGGATAATTGACGATTAGATTTTCCGATGATTTGAAGCTTCTCAAATCTCTTGTTATTTGGATTCATAAGGTGAAAGCTCTAGCATTGGTTAATTCGTAAAGGGGGGGGCCCATAGTGGATTATTTGTTTCAGTCACTCGAGATTTGGCAGTGTCCGTTTCCACCAGATTATTCCGACAGAACCGGCATTTCTATGTCGTATACGCCATCCAGCTTATTTCATGACACTTGGTAGAATGATAATGCACTGGGCTTCCATTGGGGCGTTAGCTGTACAAATCCTTGGAACAGCAACTGCTGCAGTTACCAACCCCTCGCCGAAATATGTCAACTTTGACATCAAAGGCTCAAAATACTACCCCGGCGAAGTGAACTCCAATCCTCTGATTTCCAGGGAATACGGGCTATTTTCACGGTCTGTGATAAATGAAAGTGTCGGTACTGCTCTCATGAACGATTTTTCATCGTACCTAGTGTCGGTATCGATTGGAACCCCTCCGCAAACCTTCGTGGCTGCAATTGACACAGGATCCTCCGACTTATGGGTTAGTTCATCCAATAACCCGTATTGTGCAGTGAACTCGACTGAAATAAGACAGGGTCTACTCAATTGTAGCAATAGCATCTTCGACCAAAACAGTTCTTCTACATTCCAAGTGAACAATTCTGACTTTCTCGTTAACTATGCAGACTATACCTTTGCTCAGGGTCTTTGGGGATCCGATGTTTTGGACCTTGGAGGCGCAGTACTTCAGAATTCTACGTTTGCAGTGGCTCAAGAAGCCAACACAACAAGTACATTTGGCATTGGTTTCCCGGCTATAGAGGGAACCGAAGGTAACGACACATCATCCAATACCTACCAAAACATTCCAATGATCCTCAAAAGCCAAGGATTCATAGAGAGCGTAGCTTATTCCCTTTGGCTTAATGACCTTAGATCCAAGACGGGACAGCTTTTGTTTGGAGCTATTGATACTGCCAAATTTCATGGACCACTATACACTGTTCCTTTAGTGTCATCAATTCTAAGCATACAACACCCCTCTAGTATGACAGTTGTTCTTAGTGGCTTGTCCTTGACAGGGTCGAATGGGGACAACTCTTCGGTAACTTCAGGGTCCATACTGGCATTGCTAGACTCAGGTACAACTTATACCTACCTTCCGAGTAATATATTTGACTCAATTTCCTTCAGTCTCAATGCACAATTGAACAATGAGCTAGGAATTTACCTTGTTCCGTGCTCTGTTCGAGATGGTCAAAGTGCGCTTGTATATAGCTTCAGTGGAGCAAACATCACTTCCAATTTATCCGATATTCTTGAAGAAGCCACCGACGGGAGCAACAATGTAATAACAGATTCAAGTAATAACCCACTTTGCGTCCTACCAATTCTTCCATCGGATGATATGACAATTTTAGGAGATTCGTTTTTGAGGAGCGCATATGTTGTATACGATTTGGAGAACTTTGAGATTTCGATCGCCAACACCAATTTCAACGCAAGTTCTAGCAGCATAGAGACTATTAACTCAGCAGTTCCAGGTGCGATTAAAGCACCAAATTATAATTCTACTGAAGTTGCGACTTCAGTTCAGGCTCTTACTGCCACGGCGTCCTTCTCAGGGGTGAAACTTATCACAGCCACTCGTGAGTATTTAGTAGAGATCTGATATTTTCTCTGTTATTTGGCTCCTAACATATCATTTTAGCTACTTCATCTCAAGCTAGCTCTTCCACAGCTGCATCTACTACGACGGGGCATGCCAAATCAGCAGCGTCAAGTCTCAGGGGTAAGTTATTGTATGCGAAAAAACGACTGACGTTTGATTCTAACCGCCGCAGGCGAATATTACATTATTTCATATGCATGTGTTATTAGCATTTTTCTGTTTATAATATAGTCTTTTAATATATAGGGAAGAAATATATAGACATCATATTCTAAGAAAAATTGCTAAAAATCGCTTAGAATACTCATCATTTAAGACCCTAAACCTGGAAATAATTTTGAGTCATGTGCCAATACAGCGTTCGTATTTCAATAAACCAGCGACATGGCGCAATGGAAGCGCGCAGGGCTCATAACCCTGAGGTTCCAGGATCGAAACCTGGTGTCGCTAGACTTTTTTGTGGCTCAGTGAAAAAACCATGAACCAAATCTTTTTTCTATAAttccttttctttttgaagaCTAGACAGACATTCACTTCTACATGTAgatgtatatttattcatataATCATATCGACATTACATAATCA
The Sugiyamaella lignohabitans strain CBS 10342 chromosome A, complete sequence genome window above contains:
- the YPS3 gene encoding Yps3p (Aspartic protease; member of the yapsin family of proteases involved in cell wall growth and maintenance; attached to the plasma membrane via a glycosylphosphatidylinositol (GPI) anchor; GO_component: GO:0031225 - anchored component of membrane [Evidence IEA]; GO_component: GO:0046658 - anchored component of plasma membrane [Evidence IDA,IPI] [PMID 11016834]; GO_component: GO:0016020 - membrane [Evidence IEA]; GO_component: GO:0005886 - plasma membrane [Evidence IEA,IEA]; GO_function: GO:0004190 - aspartic-type endopeptidase activity [Evidence IEA,IEA]; GO_function: GO:0004190 - aspartic-type endopeptidase activity [Evidence IDA,ISS] [PMID 10191273]; GO_function: GO:0016787 - hydrolase activity [Evidence IEA]; GO_function: GO:0008233 - peptidase activity [Evidence IEA]; GO_process: GO:0031505 - fungal-type cell wall organization [Evidence IGI] [PMID 16087741]; GO_process: GO:0006508 - proteolysis [Evidence IEA,IEA]) → MTLGRMIMHWASIGALAVQILGTATAAVTNPSPKYVNFDIKGSKYYPGEVNSNPLISREYGLFSRSVINESVGTALMNDFSSYLVSVSIGTPPQTFVAAIDTGSSDLWVSSSNNPYCAVNSTEIRQGLLNCSNSIFDQNSSSTFQVNNSDFLVNYADYTFAQGLWGSDVLDLGGAVLQNSTFAVAQEANTTSTFGIGFPAIEGTEGNDTSSNTYQNIPMILKSQGFIESVAYSLWLNDLRSKTGQLLFGAIDTAKFHGPLYTVPLVSSILSIQHPSSMTVVLSGLSLTGSNGDNSSVTSGSILALLDSGTTYTYLPSNIFDSISFSLNAQLNNELGIYLVPCSVRDGQSALVYSFSGANITSNLSDILEEATDGSNNVITDSSNNPLCVLPILPSDDMTILGDSFLRSAYVVYDLENFEISIANTNFNASSSSIETINSAVPGAIKAPNYNSTEVATSVQALTATASFSGVKLITATREYLVEI